In a single window of the Bacillus clarus genome:
- a CDS encoding CobW family GTP-binding protein — protein MSKVEIHILGGFLGSGKSTLLQNLLLAEKKKNRKVAVLMNEIGEYSVDTDIIGKENVLRELLKGCICCTLKEELEIQLHSLYQQERPDVIYIETTGVAHPIEVLDACVSPILAPFLEVKSIVVVLDAVRWLNRNILSANVQQLLHEQLKYGSHILINKSDLLTDEDKKKILEEVTVMNEHAKLYETKYCNISLEDIEEAVLGSNDDHETLHVKQHLHIQTMTYQITKSIDQDRLYDWLSNLPDGIYRVKGFVKFHGDKYPHLLQYSFGVPTLLEQDFGFPTNLVIIGEGLDKDELKKELEIVENN, from the coding sequence ATGAGTAAAGTAGAAATTCATATATTAGGTGGTTTTCTAGGTAGCGGAAAATCAACATTATTGCAAAATTTATTGTTAGCAGAAAAGAAGAAAAATCGAAAAGTTGCTGTGTTAATGAATGAAATAGGTGAATACTCGGTAGATACAGATATTATCGGAAAAGAGAATGTTTTAAGGGAACTTCTTAAAGGCTGTATTTGCTGCACGTTAAAAGAAGAGCTAGAGATACAATTACATTCTTTATATCAACAAGAAAGACCAGATGTAATTTACATAGAAACAACTGGGGTTGCGCATCCAATTGAAGTGTTGGATGCATGTGTATCGCCAATTTTAGCTCCTTTTCTTGAAGTGAAATCAATTGTAGTCGTTTTAGATGCAGTGAGATGGTTAAACCGTAATATATTAAGTGCAAATGTTCAGCAACTATTACATGAGCAACTGAAATATGGGAGCCATATTCTTATTAATAAATCAGATTTACTAACGGATGAGGATAAGAAAAAGATTTTAGAAGAAGTGACAGTGATGAATGAACATGCGAAATTGTATGAAACGAAGTATTGTAATATATCTTTAGAAGATATAGAAGAAGCGGTACTTGGAAGTAATGATGATCATGAGACATTACATGTGAAACAGCATTTACATATACAAACGATGACATATCAAATTACGAAATCAATAGATCAAGACCGATTATACGATTGGCTTTCAAACTTACCAGATGGAATTTATCGTGTGAAAGGTTTCGTGAAATTCCATGGGGATAAATATCCGCATCTATTACAATATTCGTTCGGGGTACCAACTTTATTAGAACAAGACTTCGGTTTCCCGACGAACTTAGTGATTATAGGTGAAGGATTAGATAAAGATGAGTTAAAGAAAGAATTAGAGATAGTGGAAAATAATTAA
- a CDS encoding branched-chain amino acid ABC transporter permease codes for MDVLINLFVNGVSTGMLIFLLASGLSLIFGLMSVLNFAHGGLFAWGAFTGVWLFNMTGSYVLALIGAVAMGMFLGFILERFLIRPVYGNHVRQLLVTLGGMLVLSECIKVFWGPNPIGAKLPLWLQGSFTFDGVILIKYRLFVILVGILIYIALMLLLKKTKIGLMIRAGVMDKEMVQALGINVKAIFSFVFLLGAGMAALGGFLLAPYSGVIFAEMGMQYAILAFIVVIIGGLGSVQGSAIASLIVGLAGAFTAYYVPDLSLAINMLMLLFFLIVRPTGLVSEKG; via the coding sequence GTGGATGTGTTAATTAATTTATTCGTAAACGGCGTTTCGACAGGGATGCTTATTTTTTTATTAGCATCTGGTCTTTCACTTATCTTCGGTTTAATGAGCGTACTTAATTTTGCTCATGGTGGATTATTTGCATGGGGCGCTTTTACTGGCGTTTGGTTATTCAATATGACAGGTAGTTATGTACTTGCATTAATTGGAGCTGTTGCAATGGGGATGTTTCTCGGTTTCATTTTAGAGAGGTTTCTCATTCGGCCTGTTTATGGGAATCATGTGCGTCAACTTCTCGTTACCCTCGGAGGGATGCTCGTCCTTAGTGAATGCATAAAAGTATTTTGGGGACCGAATCCAATTGGAGCGAAATTACCATTATGGTTACAAGGGAGCTTTACATTTGATGGAGTTATATTAATAAAATACCGCCTATTCGTTATTTTAGTTGGGATACTCATATATATCGCCTTAATGTTGCTTCTTAAGAAAACAAAGATTGGACTTATGATTCGTGCTGGTGTAATGGATAAAGAAATGGTTCAAGCTCTTGGTATAAATGTAAAAGCTATATTTTCGTTTGTCTTTTTATTAGGTGCAGGAATGGCGGCGTTAGGTGGATTCCTTCTTGCACCCTATTCAGGAGTTATTTTCGCTGAAATGGGAATGCAATATGCGATTTTAGCTTTCATAGTAGTTATCATTGGAGGTTTAGGGAGTGTGCAAGGATCAGCGATTGCTTCTTTAATTGTTGGATTAGCTGGCGCATTTACAGCGTATTATGTACCGGATTTATCGCTAGCGATAAATATGTTAATGTTACTATTTTTCTTGATTGTTAGGCCAACGGGGCTTGTTAGTGAAAAGGGGTGA
- a CDS encoding ABC transporter ATP-binding protein — MTNLLETKNLCVSFGEHQVIKDVNLTVQKGKLISIIGPNGAGKTTLFNLLSGQISPTKGEVYFKGRDITKLSIPERTRLGMGRSFQLTNIFPELTVLENVRLSVQSFVQDYYSFFPNSSRVKQQNGEARRLLKTVLLHEKEEVLAKDLAHGEKRKLELAMLLALKTDVLLLDEPTAGISVEEVPAILQVIENIKKNRENTIVLIEHKMDMVLHVSDHLIVLFHGELLAEGLPEEIMKDERVQTAYLGGLYGGTITSG; from the coding sequence ATGACGAATTTGCTTGAAACGAAAAACCTGTGTGTGTCATTTGGAGAACATCAAGTTATTAAAGATGTGAATTTAACAGTACAAAAAGGTAAGCTTATTTCAATTATCGGACCAAACGGTGCTGGGAAGACGACTTTATTTAATTTGCTAAGTGGACAAATTTCTCCGACAAAGGGTGAAGTCTATTTTAAAGGACGAGATATTACAAAGTTATCGATTCCAGAGCGGACGCGTCTTGGGATGGGGCGTTCTTTTCAGCTTACAAATATTTTTCCAGAGTTAACGGTGCTTGAAAATGTACGCTTAAGTGTCCAGTCATTTGTGCAAGATTATTATAGCTTCTTTCCTAATTCTTCAAGGGTGAAGCAACAAAATGGAGAGGCGAGACGACTTTTAAAAACAGTACTACTTCATGAGAAAGAGGAAGTGTTAGCAAAAGATTTAGCACACGGAGAGAAAAGGAAGCTAGAGTTAGCTATGCTTTTAGCGCTAAAAACCGATGTATTACTACTTGATGAACCGACGGCAGGTATTTCAGTTGAGGAAGTACCTGCTATTTTACAAGTAATAGAAAATATAAAGAAAAATCGTGAGAATACAATTGTACTTATTGAGCACAAAATGGATATGGTTTTACATGTATCAGATCATCTTATCGTTTTATTTCATGGCGAGTTATTAGCAGAAGGATTGCCAGAAGAGATTATGAAGGATGAGCGTGTACAAACAGCATATTTAGGGGGATTATATGGTGGCACTATTACAAGTGGATAA
- a CDS encoding branched-chain amino acid ABC transporter permease: protein MLICLSAFPFINDSRSLLILFTQIFIFAIFAMSFDILLGYTGIVSFGHCMFFGIGAYGVALLFERQGVSITSFFIGITIAVLISAIVSYIIGMLSLRLKSHFYAMLTLAISQLFFVLAEKWRAVTHGGDGFTFGVPSIFRDRATFYYVTLVCLIAVFILLRLFTKSSIGKVLKGISQNEQRAEALGYKVLHYKIIASVVAGVIAAISGGLFVITLRFVNTTVFSIEMTLNALLMTMIGGVGTLIGAIAGAGIIESLKYYLSELATEYPIFERWTILLGLLYIIVLLVFPKGLVGTIKKLKHVKRNKKRKSEKIEHSV from the coding sequence ATGTTGATTTGCTTAAGTGCATTTCCTTTCATAAATGATTCACGGAGTTTGTTAATTTTGTTCACACAAATCTTCATCTTTGCTATATTTGCCATGAGTTTTGATATTCTTCTTGGATATACAGGAATTGTTTCGTTTGGCCATTGTATGTTTTTTGGAATAGGAGCGTATGGTGTAGCACTCTTATTCGAGCGACAAGGGGTTTCAATAACCAGCTTTTTCATAGGAATTACAATCGCAGTTCTCATTTCGGCGATTGTTAGTTATATAATCGGCATGCTTTCTTTACGTTTGAAAAGTCACTTTTACGCGATGTTGACACTTGCTATTTCACAGCTCTTCTTTGTACTTGCTGAAAAGTGGCGTGCTGTGACACACGGAGGTGATGGATTTACGTTCGGTGTGCCTAGTATATTTCGTGATCGTGCTACATTTTACTATGTAACACTTGTATGTTTAATCGCCGTTTTTATTTTGCTGCGACTGTTTACAAAATCTTCTATCGGAAAAGTATTAAAGGGTATTTCACAAAATGAACAACGGGCTGAAGCACTTGGATATAAAGTTCTCCACTATAAAATTATTGCGAGCGTAGTTGCAGGAGTAATAGCAGCGATTAGTGGTGGTTTGTTTGTTATTACATTGCGCTTTGTAAATACGACTGTATTTTCAATTGAAATGACGTTAAATGCATTACTAATGACAATGATTGGAGGAGTTGGAACATTAATTGGAGCAATTGCTGGGGCCGGGATTATTGAATCGCTCAAGTATTATTTGTCAGAATTGGCAACAGAGTATCCGATTTTTGAAAGATGGACAATACTTCTAGGACTATTATATATAATCGTGCTGCTCGTTTTTCCAAAAGGATTAGTAGGAACGATAAAAAAATTGAAGCATGTTAAAAGAAATAAGAAAAGGAAGAGTGAGAAAATTGAACATAGTGTATAA
- a CDS encoding ABC transporter ATP-binding protein gives MALLQVDNIETYLDQFHILQGVSFSVEEGTITVLFGRNGAGKTTTLRSIMGFHRIATGEIYYGNEQVNGLSTHLISRKGMGYVPENQGIFYDLTVEETFALAGVKKGIEIEEKIEWMLELFPDLKQFWNKKSGLLSGGQKQMLAISRAFINSDGLLLIDEPSKGLSPIMIEKLMLAILKMKEKTTVLLVEQNFMMASQIGDYFYIMDNGKIVHNGLMHELRDDKETCHKYLGIS, from the coding sequence GTGGCACTATTACAAGTGGATAACATAGAAACGTATTTAGATCAGTTTCATATTTTGCAAGGTGTTTCTTTTTCAGTTGAGGAAGGAACAATTACTGTCTTGTTCGGGAGAAATGGTGCAGGAAAAACAACAACATTACGTTCGATTATGGGATTTCATCGGATTGCTACTGGTGAAATTTATTATGGGAATGAGCAGGTAAATGGATTATCTACCCATTTGATTTCAAGAAAAGGGATGGGATATGTACCAGAAAACCAAGGGATCTTTTATGACTTAACTGTAGAAGAAACATTTGCGCTTGCTGGGGTAAAAAAGGGGATAGAGATCGAGGAAAAGATAGAGTGGATGCTAGAATTATTTCCAGACTTAAAGCAATTTTGGAACAAAAAAAGCGGACTATTAAGCGGAGGCCAAAAACAAATGTTGGCCATTTCAAGAGCATTCATTAATAGTGATGGCTTATTGCTCATTGATGAACCGAGTAAAGGGCTGTCACCAATTATGATAGAAAAATTAATGCTAGCAATTTTGAAAATGAAGGAGAAGACAACGGTTTTGCTTGTGGAACAAAATTTTATGATGGCAAGCCAGATCGGCGATTACTTTTACATTATGGATAATGGGAAAATTGTGCACAACGGCCTAATGCATGAGCTGAGAGATGATAAAGAAACATGTCATAAATATTTAGGGATTTCTTAA
- a CDS encoding flavin monoamine oxidase family protein, translating to MPNPLTMERMLHIIHAGLVKTKNPRRITIVGAGISGLVAGSLLKEAGHEVTILEANKRIGGRVYTIREPFSTGLYFNAGPMRIPDTHALTLAYIQKFKLTLNLFINKTSSDIIYTNNIRTRLNVFENNPSVLRYPIEEQEKGKTAEDLMLEVLEPILNFIKKNPNKNWAIIEKKYRTYSLGSFLTYYYSDGAIDMIGVLLDMEAYMGMSLIEVLREMIFFTSTTKYYEITGGMDALPNSFLPQLKGNIFMQYKMNKIIQEDNKVTVQVNHEQTLEEFHVTGDMAIITIPFSALRFVDCEPYHLFSYYKRRAIRELNYIAATKIAIEFKSRFWEKVGQYGGKFITDLPIRFTYYPSYGIHTPGPAIVLASYTWADEALTWDSLSHRDRIRYALKNLAQIYGKIVYSEFVEGSSFSWSQNPYSCGAFTAFEPGQELELFPYIAPPAGSVHFAGEHTTLTHGWMQGAIESGIRVAHEVNQ from the coding sequence ATGCCGAACCCATTAACAATGGAAAGAATGCTTCATATTATTCATGCGGGGCTTGTTAAGACAAAAAATCCGAGACGAATTACTATTGTCGGTGCAGGGATATCTGGATTAGTGGCAGGCTCTTTATTAAAAGAGGCAGGGCATGAAGTAACAATTTTAGAAGCAAATAAAAGAATAGGCGGCAGGGTGTATACAATTCGTGAACCATTTAGTACAGGACTATATTTCAACGCAGGTCCTATGCGTATTCCAGATACACATGCTTTAACTTTAGCGTACATTCAGAAATTTAAACTAACGTTAAATCTTTTTATAAATAAAACTTCTTCAGATATTATTTACACGAACAATATTCGAACGAGACTGAACGTGTTTGAGAATAATCCGAGTGTACTTCGTTATCCGATTGAAGAGCAAGAAAAAGGGAAAACAGCAGAGGACTTAATGCTCGAAGTATTAGAGCCGATTCTGAATTTTATTAAGAAGAACCCTAATAAAAATTGGGCAATCATAGAAAAAAAGTATCGAACATATTCGCTCGGTTCATTTTTGACTTATTACTATTCAGACGGAGCAATTGATATGATCGGGGTACTTCTTGATATGGAAGCTTATATGGGAATGTCTTTAATTGAAGTATTGCGTGAAATGATTTTTTTTACTTCAACGACGAAATATTATGAGATAACGGGTGGTATGGATGCCTTACCAAATTCATTTTTGCCTCAGCTGAAGGGAAATATTTTCATGCAATATAAAATGAACAAAATCATACAAGAAGATAATAAAGTTACAGTGCAAGTGAACCATGAACAAACATTAGAAGAATTTCATGTAACAGGTGATATGGCCATCATCACAATTCCGTTTTCAGCATTACGTTTTGTCGATTGTGAGCCATATCATCTATTTTCTTACTATAAAAGAAGGGCGATTCGCGAATTAAATTATATTGCTGCCACTAAAATTGCAATAGAGTTTAAAAGTAGGTTTTGGGAAAAAGTAGGGCAGTACGGTGGTAAATTTATTACAGATTTACCAATTCGTTTTACGTACTATCCGAGTTATGGAATTCATACACCTGGGCCAGCTATCGTATTAGCCAGTTATACGTGGGCAGATGAAGCGTTGACATGGGATAGTTTATCTCATAGAGACCGTATTCGTTATGCATTAAAAAATTTAGCGCAAATATATGGTAAAATAGTTTATAGTGAATTTGTTGAGGGATCATCGTTTAGCTGGAGCCAAAATCCATATTCTTGCGGAGCATTTACAGCTTTTGAACCTGGGCAAGAACTTGAATTATTTCCGTATATCGCACCACCAGCTGGAAGCGTGCACTTTGCAGGAGAGCATACAACATTAACGCACGGATGGATGCAAGGTGCAATTGAATCTGGCATTCGAGTTGCGCATGAAGTGAACCAGTAA
- a CDS encoding L-lactate dehydrogenase codes for MKKGINRVVLVGTGAVGCSYAYCMINQAVAEEFVLVDVNEAKAEGEAMDLSHAVPFAPAPTKVWKGSYEDCKDADLVVITAGLPQKPGETRLDLVEKNAKIFKQIVRSIMDSGFDGIFLIATNPVDILTYVTWKESGLPKERVIGSGTTLDSARFRYMLGEYFNIGPHNIHAYIIGEHGDTELPVWSHVSVGIQKLETILGKDNTHNQKDLDEIFINVRDAAYHIIERKGATYYGIGMSLLRVTKAILNNENSVLTVSAYLEGQYGQQDVYIGVPAVLNRGGVREILEVELSEDEELKFDHSVQVLKETMAPVL; via the coding sequence ATGAAAAAAGGTATTAACCGTGTTGTATTAGTAGGAACAGGAGCAGTAGGATGTAGCTATGCTTACTGCATGATTAACCAAGCTGTTGCAGAAGAATTTGTTTTAGTTGATGTAAACGAGGCAAAAGCAGAAGGTGAAGCAATGGATTTAAGCCATGCGGTTCCTTTCGCGCCAGCACCAACAAAAGTTTGGAAAGGTAGTTATGAAGACTGTAAAGATGCAGATCTTGTTGTAATTACTGCTGGCTTGCCACAAAAACCAGGTGAAACACGTTTAGATTTAGTCGAAAAAAACGCAAAGATTTTCAAACAAATTGTTCGCAGCATTATGGATAGTGGCTTTGATGGTATTTTCTTAATTGCAACAAACCCTGTAGATATTTTAACTTACGTAACTTGGAAAGAATCTGGATTGCCGAAAGAACGCGTAATTGGTTCTGGTACAACTCTTGACTCAGCTCGTTTCCGATACATGTTAGGTGAGTACTTTAATATTGGACCTCATAACATTCACGCTTACATTATTGGTGAGCACGGTGATACTGAGCTTCCGGTTTGGAGTCACGTATCAGTTGGTATTCAAAAACTAGAAACAATTCTAGGAAAAGACAACACTCATAACCAAAAAGATTTAGATGAAATCTTTATAAACGTTCGTGATGCCGCTTATCATATTATTGAGCGCAAAGGTGCTACATACTACGGCATTGGCATGTCACTTTTACGTGTAACGAAGGCCATCTTGAACAATGAAAACAGCGTCTTAACTGTATCAGCATACCTTGAAGGTCAATACGGTCAACAAGATGTTTATATCGGAGTACCTGCTGTTTTAAATCGCGGTGGTGTTCGTGAAATTTTAGAAGTCGAATTAAGTGAAGATGAAGAATTAAAATTCGATCACTCTGTTCAAGTATTGAAAGAGACAATGGCTCCTGTTCTCTAG
- a CDS encoding PqqD family peptide modification chaperone: MEYISLVEKNYLKYQPDGKLLSVVINNIRTEVGLNDSAFSIIKLCDGTNTKNDIIKKLSLLYNEELNIVKNMVESFIEQLNTGGILNTTSTKNRRVVEVRGSKNYFVPELVILELTHKCPLKCKHCYVNAGNGPSMDFELLMKTAKKMVKQGVQGFQLTGGEPFAYRNIEAIVDYLYEQKVRTQITTSGFYLNETVKRCVKKIASVGGLIQISVDGFSETHNRIRGNENAFENAIKLIDYAKMNNVTVVVATCIVDQNLKGIEKLSIFLSEKQIDLHRIGGVSYQGRAEKNSLHTSVSFSDINKFIQYLKESYETMRFKISGFEEISTDSDYNCGAGYKIIKVSPEFIVSPCPMMNVNIGNIKQEK, encoded by the coding sequence ATGGAATACATCTCATTAGTAGAAAAAAACTATTTAAAATATCAACCAGATGGTAAATTGTTATCTGTGGTTATTAATAATATTAGAACAGAAGTAGGATTAAATGATAGTGCTTTTAGTATTATTAAATTATGTGATGGTACCAATACAAAAAATGATATTATCAAAAAATTATCACTTCTTTACAATGAGGAATTAAATATAGTAAAAAATATGGTGGAGTCTTTTATTGAACAATTAAATACAGGAGGAATTTTAAATACTACTTCAACCAAAAATAGAAGAGTTGTTGAAGTTAGGGGAAGTAAGAATTATTTTGTTCCAGAACTTGTGATTTTAGAATTGACACATAAATGTCCGTTGAAGTGTAAACATTGTTATGTTAATGCTGGAAATGGACCATCTATGGATTTTGAACTTTTGATGAAAACTGCGAAGAAAATGGTAAAACAAGGAGTTCAAGGTTTTCAGCTTACGGGTGGAGAGCCCTTTGCTTATCGAAATATTGAAGCCATCGTTGATTATTTATACGAACAAAAAGTCCGGACACAAATTACTACGAGCGGTTTTTATTTAAATGAGACAGTCAAACGTTGCGTGAAAAAAATAGCAAGTGTAGGTGGATTAATTCAGATTAGTGTTGATGGTTTTTCAGAAACACATAACAGGATTAGAGGGAATGAAAACGCCTTTGAAAATGCTATCAAGTTAATAGACTATGCTAAAATGAATAACGTGACGGTTGTGGTAGCAACTTGTATCGTAGATCAGAATTTAAAGGGAATTGAAAAACTTAGTATATTTTTAAGTGAAAAACAGATAGATTTACATCGTATTGGAGGAGTATCTTATCAAGGAAGAGCAGAAAAAAATAGCCTTCATACAAGTGTTAGTTTTTCTGATATTAATAAATTTATTCAGTATTTAAAAGAAAGTTATGAAACAATGAGATTTAAAATAAGTGGTTTTGAGGAAATTTCTACAGATAGTGATTACAATTGTGGTGCAGGGTATAAGATAATCAAGGTATCGCCAGAATTTATTGTGAGCCCATGTCCCATGATGAATGTTAATATTGGAAATATTAAACAAGAGAAGTAA
- a CDS encoding substrate-binding domain-containing protein produces the protein MSMKKRKWLKMVFTGCILGSLLVTAGCSGKKASTDDEKTIKIGVLASLTGPLESYGKQTVNGFELGLDYATGGTGKVEGKKIKFVVEDTETKADVAVKKATKLLEEEKVDFLVGSSSSSDTLAVVPLAEEYEKVMVVEPAVADSITGKNWNKYIFRTGRNSSQDAIAGAASIAKKDVKIATFAPDNAFGREGIAAFKAGAKKLGANIVNEQYADMNSTDFTANIQNIISSKPDYLFIVWAGANSPWKQLKDMNVEAQGIKISTGAPDIPALKTMDALVGMQGFSVYYHTLPKNKVNDWLVEEHKKRFNGNVPDLFTAGGMSAAISIVEALKKTKGDTDVDTLIKKMEGMEFDTPKGKMKFREKDHQALQTLYSITLKKQEGVDYPVPVLERELTMKETEPPVQSK, from the coding sequence ATGTCGATGAAAAAACGTAAGTGGCTAAAAATGGTGTTTACGGGATGTATTCTTGGTTCCTTATTAGTAACAGCGGGGTGTTCAGGAAAGAAAGCAAGTACAGATGATGAAAAAACAATTAAGATCGGTGTGCTTGCTTCGTTAACAGGTCCATTAGAATCGTACGGGAAACAAACGGTAAACGGATTTGAATTAGGGTTAGATTATGCAACTGGTGGAACAGGAAAAGTGGAAGGAAAGAAGATCAAGTTTGTTGTAGAAGATACAGAGACGAAAGCAGACGTAGCTGTTAAGAAGGCTACGAAATTACTAGAAGAAGAAAAGGTGGATTTTCTAGTTGGATCATCTAGTTCAAGTGATACGTTAGCAGTTGTGCCATTAGCGGAAGAATATGAAAAAGTAATGGTTGTAGAACCTGCAGTTGCTGATAGTATTACCGGGAAGAACTGGAATAAGTATATTTTTAGAACAGGAAGAAACTCCTCACAAGATGCAATCGCGGGAGCTGCCTCGATTGCTAAAAAAGATGTAAAGATTGCGACGTTTGCTCCAGATAACGCTTTTGGTCGTGAAGGAATTGCTGCATTTAAAGCTGGTGCGAAGAAACTAGGTGCAAATATTGTAAACGAACAATACGCTGATATGAATTCAACTGATTTTACTGCAAATATTCAAAATATCATTAGTTCAAAACCAGATTATTTATTTATCGTTTGGGCTGGTGCAAACTCTCCGTGGAAGCAGTTAAAGGATATGAATGTGGAAGCGCAAGGTATTAAAATTTCTACTGGTGCGCCTGATATACCAGCATTAAAAACGATGGATGCATTAGTGGGAATGCAAGGATTTTCTGTATATTATCATACACTTCCTAAAAATAAAGTGAACGATTGGTTAGTAGAAGAACATAAAAAACGTTTTAATGGAAATGTCCCAGATTTGTTCACAGCAGGGGGAATGTCAGCGGCAATTTCTATCGTGGAAGCTTTAAAGAAAACAAAAGGTGATACAGATGTAGATACGCTTATTAAGAAAATGGAAGGAATGGAATTTGATACACCAAAAGGAAAGATGAAATTTAGAGAGAAAGATCATCAAGCATTGCAAACGCTTTATTCTATTACGCTGAAAAAACAAGAAGGTGTTGATTATCCAGTCCCGGTTTTAGAACGCGAATTAACGATGAAAGAAACGGAGCCACCAGTTCAAAGTAAATAA
- a CDS encoding ATP-binding protein: protein MDDKTIVNAEAKNYLTYLLASFDETQKIITSGNLAIDALLNHTIGQCSQGKIRLTTKINISSIKGINHTDLCIILGNALDNAIEACKKVLDMNRRFIHIHIFRKKVYLIIKITNSRATERFVHEKKLFHTTKEDKINHGFGLQNINKTVQKYDGHLHIKTTDNTFYLSIIMKNS from the coding sequence ATTGATGATAAAACCATTGTTAATGCCGAAGCAAAAAACTATCTTACCTATTTACTTGCATCATTTGATGAAACACAAAAAATCATTACATCTGGAAACCTTGCTATCGACGCATTACTAAATCATACAATCGGGCAATGTTCACAAGGAAAAATTAGGCTAACAACAAAAATAAATATTTCATCAATAAAAGGGATTAATCACACAGATTTATGTATTATTCTAGGGAATGCTTTGGATAACGCTATAGAAGCATGTAAAAAGGTATTAGATATGAATAGACGATTTATACATATTCATATTTTCAGAAAAAAAGTATACCTCATTATTAAGATTACAAATTCTAGAGCCACAGAAAGATTCGTACATGAAAAGAAACTCTTCCATACAACCAAAGAGGATAAAATAAATCATGGTTTCGGCTTACAAAATATAAACAAAACTGTTCAGAAATACGATGGACATTTACATATAAAAACAACAGATAATACGTTTTACTTATCTATTATTATGAAGAATAGTTGA